A DNA window from Streptomyces parvus contains the following coding sequences:
- a CDS encoding LuxR C-terminal-related transcriptional regulator codes for MKDDHSPSPVCDCRESPSDRSIPEHPCEAALATYRRALTEGGLPAAAAPPCLLSLHLLVADQDSPGHLIPVPPETASFAALAPIEKAIVEQRRTLRSARATLAAFECLYAEVHRPERPALTRLSGEAVISKALDAGVSGCRVEVRTAHPGGGRPARVLAESLPRDLNNLRRGVRQRTLYQHTVRSDRTTLAYIEQVTAEGAEIRTLPEVMDRFIVFDRDLAFIPYSDEPHTALRVRHPSLVRFLARHFDEAWSRAVPVRPERTPLRTPVVTSGLQRAILQAVVNGETDAAIARRIGMSRRSVAEHMRKVSEQLGSNSRAQLGYLVATSGLLDD; via the coding sequence GTGAAGGACGATCATTCCCCCTCACCGGTATGTGATTGCCGTGAATCACCCTCGGACCGGTCGATACCGGAACACCCCTGCGAGGCGGCGCTCGCGACCTATCGCCGTGCGCTGACGGAGGGCGGCCTCCCGGCCGCCGCCGCACCCCCCTGCCTGCTCTCCCTGCATCTGCTGGTCGCCGACCAGGACTCGCCCGGCCACCTCATCCCCGTACCGCCGGAGACCGCCTCCTTCGCCGCGCTCGCCCCGATCGAGAAGGCGATCGTCGAGCAGCGCCGCACCCTGCGCTCCGCCCGGGCCACCCTCGCCGCCTTCGAGTGCCTCTACGCCGAGGTCCACCGGCCCGAACGCCCCGCCCTCACCCGGCTCTCCGGCGAGGCCGTCATCAGCAAGGCCCTGGACGCCGGGGTAAGCGGCTGCCGCGTCGAGGTCCGCACCGCCCACCCCGGCGGCGGGCGCCCCGCCCGCGTCCTGGCGGAGTCCCTCCCGCGCGATCTGAACAACCTGCGGCGCGGCGTCCGGCAGCGCACCCTCTACCAGCACACCGTCCGCTCGGACCGCACCACGCTCGCCTACATCGAGCAGGTGACCGCCGAAGGGGCCGAGATCAGGACCCTGCCCGAGGTCATGGACCGGTTCATCGTCTTCGACCGGGACCTCGCCTTCATCCCGTACTCCGACGAACCGCACACCGCGCTGCGCGTCCGGCACCCGTCGCTGGTCCGCTTCCTGGCCCGCCACTTCGACGAGGCGTGGTCCCGCGCCGTCCCCGTACGCCCCGAACGCACGCCGCTGCGTACCCCCGTCGTCACCTCCGGCCTCCAGCGCGCGATTCTCCAGGCCGTCGTCAACGGCGAGACGGACGCCGCCATCGCCCGCCGCATCGGCATGAGCCGCCGCAGCGTCGCCGAGCACATGCGCAAGGTCTCCGAGCAGCTCGGCAGCAACAGCCGGGCCCAACTCGGCTACCTGGTCGCGACGTCGGGCCTGCTGGACGACTGA
- a CDS encoding fumarate hydratase, with the protein MAVMAEFAYSDLLPLGEDTTPYRLVTAEGVSTFEADGRTFLKVEPEALRTLAAEAMHDISHYLRPAHLAQLRRIVDDPEASSNDKFVALDLLKNANIAAAGVLPMCQDTGTAIVMGKRGQNVLTEGGDEEALSHGIYDAYTKLNLRYSQMAPLTMWDEKNTGSNLPAQIELYATDGGAYKFLFMAKGGGSANKSFLYQETKAVLNEASMMKFLEEKIRSLGTAACPPYHLAIVVGGTSAEFALKTAKYASAHYLDELPAEGSPTGHGFRDKELEEKVFELTQKIGIGAQFGGKYFCHDVRVVRLPRHGASLPVAIAVSCSADRQATAKITAEGVFLEQLEKDPARFLPDTTDEHLDEAGGDVVEIDLNRPMDEVLAELTKYPVKTRLSLTGPLVVARDIAHAKIKERLDAGEEMPQYLKDHPVYYAGPAKTPEGYASGSFGPTTAGRMDSYVEQFQAAGGSKVMLAKGNRSKQVTDACDAHGGFYLGSIGGPAARLAQDCIKKVEVVEYEELGMEAVWKIEVEDFPAFIVVDDKGNDFFTEPAPAPTFTSIPVRGPGLA; encoded by the coding sequence ATGGCCGTCATGGCAGAGTTTGCGTACTCCGATCTGCTCCCCCTGGGGGAGGACACCACGCCGTACCGTCTGGTGACCGCCGAGGGTGTCTCCACCTTCGAGGCCGACGGCCGTACGTTCCTCAAGGTCGAGCCGGAGGCGCTGCGCACCCTGGCCGCCGAGGCCATGCACGACATCTCGCACTACCTGCGCCCCGCCCACCTGGCGCAGTTGCGGCGGATCGTCGACGACCCGGAGGCGTCCTCCAACGACAAGTTCGTGGCGCTGGACCTCCTGAAGAACGCGAACATCGCCGCGGCCGGTGTCCTGCCGATGTGCCAGGACACCGGCACGGCGATCGTCATGGGCAAGCGCGGGCAGAACGTGCTGACCGAGGGCGGTGACGAGGAGGCCCTGTCGCACGGGATCTACGACGCGTACACCAAGCTCAACCTGCGCTACTCGCAGATGGCCCCGCTGACCATGTGGGACGAGAAGAACACCGGCTCCAACCTGCCGGCCCAGATCGAGCTGTACGCCACCGACGGCGGCGCGTACAAGTTCCTCTTCATGGCGAAGGGCGGCGGCTCGGCCAACAAGTCGTTCCTCTACCAGGAGACCAAGGCCGTCCTGAACGAGGCCTCCATGATGAAGTTCCTGGAGGAGAAGATCCGTTCGCTGGGGACCGCGGCCTGCCCGCCGTACCACCTGGCAATCGTGGTCGGGGGTACGTCGGCGGAGTTCGCGCTGAAGACCGCCAAGTACGCCTCCGCGCACTACCTGGACGAGCTGCCCGCCGAGGGCTCCCCCACCGGGCACGGCTTCCGGGACAAGGAACTGGAGGAGAAGGTCTTCGAGCTGACGCAGAAGATCGGGATCGGCGCGCAGTTCGGCGGCAAGTACTTCTGCCACGACGTGCGCGTGGTGCGCCTGCCCCGGCACGGCGCCTCGCTGCCCGTCGCGATCGCCGTGTCCTGCTCGGCGGACCGCCAGGCCACCGCGAAGATCACCGCCGAGGGCGTCTTCCTGGAGCAGTTGGAGAAGGACCCGGCGCGCTTCCTCCCCGACACCACCGACGAGCACCTCGACGAGGCGGGCGGGGACGTCGTGGAGATCGACCTCAACCGGCCGATGGACGAGGTGCTGGCCGAGCTGACGAAGTACCCGGTCAAGACCCGGCTCTCGCTGACCGGCCCGCTGGTCGTGGCCCGTGACATCGCGCACGCCAAGATCAAGGAGCGGCTGGACGCGGGCGAGGAGATGCCGCAGTACCTGAAGGACCACCCGGTCTACTACGCGGGCCCGGCGAAGACGCCCGAGGGGTACGCCTCCGGCTCCTTCGGGCCGACGACGGCCGGCCGGATGGACTCCTACGTGGAGCAGTTCCAGGCGGCGGGCGGCTCGAAGGTGATGCTCGCCAAGGGCAACCGCAGCAAGCAGGTCACCGACGCCTGCGACGCGCACGGCGGCTTCTACCTCGGCTCGATCGGCGGCCCGGCGGCCCGCCTCGCGCAGGACTGCATCAAGAAGGTCGAGGTCGTCGAGTACGAGGAGCTCGGTATGGAGGCGGTCTGGAAGATCGAGGTCGAGGACTTCCCCGCGTTCATCGTCGTCGACGACAAGGGCAACGACTTCTTCACCGAGCCCGCCCCGGCTCCGACGTTCACCAGCATTCCGGTGCGGGGGCCGGGCCTGGCCTGA
- a CDS encoding DUF1707 domain-containing protein: protein MDLEKQPQQPLRPAVPPPAEVLNGDDIRASDADRDRIADILREAMAEGRLTADEHAERVDLVYRAKTVGELQPLVRDLPASSGSTARGPGPRPYSYGPEAPEGPADNLVAVFSSSVRKGRWRVGGRTNAFALFGSVEIDLTEALFGQRFTVINATSIFGSVEVRVPENISLRGNGTGVFGGFEVKSLESADPEAPVVVVNGYAVFGSVEAKPKRGKFVADLQRRLRKHLGH, encoded by the coding sequence GTGGACCTAGAGAAGCAGCCCCAGCAGCCCCTCAGGCCGGCCGTCCCACCGCCCGCCGAAGTCCTGAACGGCGACGACATCCGCGCCTCCGACGCCGACCGCGACCGGATCGCTGACATCCTGCGGGAGGCGATGGCCGAGGGCCGTCTGACGGCGGACGAGCACGCCGAGCGGGTGGACCTGGTCTACCGGGCCAAGACCGTCGGCGAGCTCCAGCCGCTCGTCCGGGACCTGCCCGCCTCCTCCGGCTCCACCGCGCGGGGCCCGGGCCCGCGCCCGTACAGCTACGGCCCGGAGGCCCCGGAAGGCCCCGCGGACAATCTCGTCGCGGTCTTCAGCAGCTCCGTCCGCAAGGGTCGTTGGCGGGTCGGCGGCCGGACGAACGCCTTCGCGCTCTTCGGCAGCGTGGAGATCGATCTGACCGAAGCTCTTTTCGGCCAACGCTTCACCGTCATCAACGCGACGTCCATCTTCGGCAGCGTCGAGGTCCGCGTCCCGGAGAACATCTCCCTGCGCGGCAACGGCACCGGTGTGTTCGGCGGTTTCGAGGTGAAGTCGCTCGAATCCGCCGACCCGGAAGCCCCGGTCGTCGTCGTGAACGGCTATGCCGTGTTCGGGAGTGTGGAGGCGAAGCCGAAGCGGGGAAAGTTCGTCGCGGATCTCCAGAGGCGGCTGCGTAAACACCTGGGCCACTGA
- a CDS encoding WhiB family transcriptional regulator — MLQSPHQPLQVAAVPAQRTPAREDDAGPWHSDAACRRDEAGLFFAPSKEPTAARLAREEAAKRVCGGCPVMIECREHALMQPEPYGVWGGLTAAERRVALARRRRRDIELKAASTAEHIAAAG, encoded by the coding sequence GTGCTGCAATCGCCGCATCAGCCTCTGCAGGTCGCCGCCGTTCCGGCCCAGCGGACCCCCGCCCGGGAGGACGATGCGGGCCCCTGGCATTCCGACGCGGCCTGCCGCCGCGACGAGGCGGGTCTCTTCTTCGCCCCCTCCAAGGAACCGACCGCCGCCCGGCTGGCCCGCGAGGAGGCCGCCAAGAGGGTGTGCGGCGGATGTCCGGTCATGATCGAGTGCCGGGAGCACGCGCTGATGCAGCCCGAGCCGTACGGGGTGTGGGGCGGGCTCACCGCTGCCGAGCGCCGGGTGGCGCTCGCCCGGCGGCGACGGCGGGACATCGAACTCAAGGCCGCGTCGACGGCCGAGCACATAGCCGCGGCAGGCTGA
- the glpX gene encoding class II fructose-bisphosphatase → MSEHHLPSQLEVSPEAPDRNLALELVRVTEAAAMAAGRWVGRGDKIGADGAAVKAMRTLVSTVSMNGVVVIGEGEKDEAPMLFNGERVGDGTGAEVDIAVDPIDGTTLNAKGMPNAIAVLAAADRGAMFDPSAVFYMDKLVTGPEAADFVDINAPVAVNIRRVARAKNSTPEDVTVVILDRPRHEGIVKEIRETGARIKFISDGDVAGSIMAAREGTGVDLLMGIGGTPEGIISACAIKCLGGVIQGKLWPKDEAERQKALDAGHDLDRVLSTDDLVSGDNVFFVATGITDGELMRGVRYRAETATTESIVMRSKSGTIRSISSTHRLSKLRAYSAIDFDRAK, encoded by the coding sequence ATGTCCGAGCATCATCTGCCGTCCCAACTGGAGGTCTCCCCGGAGGCCCCCGACCGCAACCTGGCCCTGGAGTTGGTCCGGGTCACCGAGGCCGCCGCCATGGCGGCCGGGCGCTGGGTGGGCCGCGGCGACAAGATCGGCGCCGACGGCGCCGCCGTGAAGGCCATGCGGACCCTCGTCTCGACCGTCTCGATGAACGGCGTCGTCGTCATCGGCGAGGGCGAGAAGGACGAAGCCCCCATGCTGTTCAACGGCGAGCGGGTCGGCGACGGCACCGGCGCCGAGGTCGACATCGCGGTCGACCCGATCGACGGCACCACGCTCAACGCCAAGGGCATGCCGAACGCCATCGCCGTGCTGGCGGCGGCCGACCGCGGCGCGATGTTCGACCCGTCGGCGGTCTTCTACATGGACAAGCTGGTCACGGGGCCCGAGGCGGCGGACTTCGTCGACATCAACGCGCCCGTGGCCGTGAACATCCGGCGCGTCGCGCGGGCGAAGAACTCCACGCCCGAGGACGTCACCGTCGTCATCCTCGACCGGCCCCGGCACGAGGGCATCGTCAAGGAGATCCGGGAGACCGGCGCGCGGATCAAGTTCATCTCGGACGGCGATGTCGCGGGCTCGATCATGGCGGCCCGCGAGGGCACCGGCGTCGACCTGCTGATGGGCATCGGCGGAACGCCCGAGGGCATCATCTCGGCGTGCGCCATAAAGTGCCTCGGCGGCGTCATCCAGGGCAAGCTCTGGCCCAAGGACGAGGCGGAGCGGCAGAAGGCGCTGGACGCGGGCCACGACCTGGACCGGGTGCTGTCCACGGACGACCTGGTCAGCGGCGACAACGTGTTCTTCGTGGCGACGGGGATCACCGACGGTGAGCTGATGCGCGGTGTGCGGTACCGCGCGGAGACGGCGACCACCGAGTCGATCGTGATGCGGTCCAAGTCCGGCACGATCCGGTCGATCTCCTCGACCCACCGGCTGTCGAAGCTGCGCGCCTACAGCGCCATCGACTTCGACCGCGCGAAGTAG
- a CDS encoding DUF4245 domain-containing protein → MFLSTLVIAACAGVIYLFIPKDEHADPIKAVDFTVELATVRTAAPYPVAAPEGLPEKWKATSVRYDEAEGKSWHLGFLDADRRYVAVEQSTAAARTYVPEVSQKAKDTGRTETVAGKEWQVWEGDKYNALVLPGKGHTTVVTGSAPKESLVEMAEALKTTPPATPAG, encoded by the coding sequence ATGTTCCTGTCGACTTTGGTGATCGCCGCCTGCGCGGGGGTCATATACCTCTTCATCCCGAAGGACGAGCACGCCGACCCGATCAAGGCGGTCGACTTCACCGTGGAGCTGGCGACGGTACGGACCGCCGCCCCCTACCCGGTGGCCGCGCCGGAGGGCCTGCCGGAGAAGTGGAAGGCGACCTCCGTCCGGTACGACGAGGCCGAGGGCAAGTCCTGGCACCTGGGCTTCCTCGACGCCGACCGCAGGTACGTCGCGGTCGAGCAGTCCACCGCCGCCGCGCGTACGTACGTCCCCGAGGTCAGCCAGAAGGCGAAGGACACCGGCCGGACCGAGACGGTGGCGGGCAAGGAGTGGCAGGTCTGGGAGGGCGACAAGTACAACGCCCTCGTACTGCCCGGCAAGGGCCACACCACGGTGGTCACCGGCTCGGCGCCGAAGGAGAGCCTGGTCGAGATGGCCGAGGCGCTGAAGACGACGCCGCCCGCCACGCCGGCCGGCTGA
- a CDS encoding malonic semialdehyde reductase yields the protein MSLVLDPAAQDLLFREARTANTFTDEPVTDEQVQAIYDLVKFGPTAFNQSPLRVVLVRSAEGRERLVRHMAEGNRPKTATAPLVAILAADNEFHEELPALLPHFPQAKDMFFSERPARESAAGLNAALQAAYFIIGVRAAGLAAGPMTGYDAAGIQKEFLDDDHTPLMVVNIGKPGEDAWFPRSPRLSFDEVVTTV from the coding sequence ATGTCCCTCGTTCTCGACCCCGCCGCTCAGGACCTCCTCTTCCGCGAGGCCCGCACCGCCAACACCTTCACCGACGAGCCCGTGACCGACGAGCAGGTCCAGGCGATCTACGACCTGGTGAAGTTCGGCCCGACCGCCTTCAACCAGTCGCCGCTGCGTGTCGTCCTGGTCCGCTCCGCCGAGGGGCGCGAGCGCCTGGTGCGGCACATGGCCGAGGGCAACCGCCCGAAGACCGCCACGGCCCCGCTGGTCGCGATCCTGGCCGCCGACAACGAGTTCCACGAGGAGCTTCCGGCGCTGCTCCCGCACTTCCCGCAGGCCAAGGACATGTTCTTCTCGGAGCGCCCGGCCCGTGAGTCGGCCGCCGGACTCAACGCCGCGCTCCAGGCCGCCTACTTCATCATCGGCGTCCGCGCCGCCGGTCTGGCCGCCGGCCCGATGACCGGCTACGACGCCGCGGGCATCCAGAAGGAGTTCCTGGACGACGACCACACCCCGCTGATGGTCGTCAACATCGGCAAGCCGGGCGAGGACGCCTGGTTCCCGCGCAGCCCGCGCCTCTCCTTCGACGAGGTCGTCACGACCGTCTGA
- a CDS encoding exodeoxyribonuclease VII small subunit codes for MTDDGTAAAAATGTLGYEQARDELIEVVRRLEAGGTTLEESLALWERGEELAKVCRRWLEGARARLDAALARPQEGGDEG; via the coding sequence ATGACGGACGACGGTACGGCGGCGGCTGCCGCCACGGGCACGCTCGGGTACGAGCAGGCGCGCGACGAGCTGATCGAGGTCGTGCGCCGGCTGGAGGCGGGCGGTACGACGCTGGAGGAGTCGCTGGCCCTGTGGGAGCGGGGCGAGGAGCTGGCCAAGGTCTGCCGGCGCTGGCTGGAGGGCGCCCGCGCCCGGCTGGACGCGGCCCTGGCCCGCCCGCAGGAGGGCGGGGACGAGGGCTGA
- the xseA gene encoding exodeoxyribonuclease VII large subunit: MALNTSAEAPLPVGEVSRLIGGWIDRLGAIWVEGQITQLSRRPGAGVVFLTLRDPSHDISVSVTCFRQVFDRIADVVTEGARVVVLAKPEWYAPRGQLSLRATDIRPVGIGELLVRLEQLKKSLAAEGLFALDRKKTLPFLPQLIGLVCGRASAAERDVLENARRRWPAVRFEVRNTAVQGVNAVAQVVQAVEELDALDEVDVIVVARGGGSVEDLLPFSDEQLVRAVAACRTPVVSAIGHEPDSPLLDLVADLRASTPTDAAKKVVPDVGEELERVQQLRDRALRTVRGLLDREERGLAHALGRPAMERPQRLVDEREAEVDALLGRGRRVLGHLLDRADSELAHTLARVVSLSPAATLERGYAVLQRPDGHVVRSPDEAGAPGEPLRARVSEGEFTVRVDRDG; the protein is encoded by the coding sequence ATGGCTCTCAACACGTCCGCGGAAGCGCCGCTGCCCGTCGGCGAGGTGTCCCGGCTCATCGGGGGGTGGATCGACCGGCTCGGCGCCATCTGGGTGGAGGGGCAGATCACCCAGCTGTCGCGGCGGCCGGGGGCCGGGGTCGTCTTCCTGACGTTGCGCGATCCGTCGCACGACATCTCGGTGAGCGTCACCTGTTTCCGGCAGGTCTTCGACCGGATCGCCGATGTGGTGACGGAGGGCGCGCGGGTCGTCGTCCTCGCCAAGCCCGAGTGGTACGCGCCCCGGGGGCAGCTGTCGCTGCGGGCCACCGACATACGGCCGGTCGGCATCGGGGAGCTGCTCGTGCGGCTGGAGCAGCTGAAGAAGTCGCTCGCGGCCGAAGGGCTCTTCGCGCTGGACCGGAAGAAGACGCTCCCCTTCCTCCCCCAGCTCATCGGGCTCGTCTGCGGGCGGGCCTCCGCCGCCGAGCGGGACGTCCTGGAGAACGCCCGCCGCCGCTGGCCCGCCGTGCGCTTCGAGGTCCGCAACACCGCCGTGCAGGGGGTGAACGCGGTCGCCCAGGTGGTGCAGGCGGTCGAGGAACTGGACGCGCTGGACGAGGTCGATGTGATCGTGGTGGCCCGGGGCGGCGGCAGCGTCGAGGATCTGCTGCCGTTCTCCGACGAGCAGTTGGTCCGGGCCGTGGCCGCCTGCCGTACGCCGGTGGTCTCCGCGATCGGCCATGAGCCGGACTCCCCGCTGCTGGACCTGGTCGCCGATCTCCGCGCCTCCACGCCCACGGACGCGGCCAAGAAGGTCGTCCCCGACGTGGGCGAGGAGCTGGAGCGCGTACAGCAGTTGCGGGACCGGGCGCTGCGCACCGTACGGGGGCTGCTGGACCGCGAGGAGCGGGGGCTCGCGCACGCGCTGGGCCGCCCCGCGATGGAGCGGCCCCAGCGGCTGGTGGACGAGCGCGAGGCCGAGGTGGACGCGCTCCTCGGGCGCGGCCGCCGGGTGCTGGGCCATCTGCTGGACCGGGCCGACTCCGAGCTGGCGCACACACTCGCCCGGGTCGTCTCGCTGTCGCCGGCCGCGACCCTGGAGCGGGGGTACGCCGTGCTCCAGCGGCCCGACGGCCATGTGGTGCGCTCCCCCGACGAGGCCGGGGCGCCCGGCGAGCCGCTGCGGGCGCGGGTGTCGGAGGGCGAGTTCACGGTGCGGGTGGACCGGGACGGATGA
- a CDS encoding APC family permease → MAPVGVFGTLDAKSDGAVALVYIVATVVMGFTAFSYAQMVRVAPFAGSVFTYARKGLGEGPGFIAGWMAMLDYLLIPAVAYLFSGIAMNALVPEVSRWVWTAIAVLVTTLLNLWGVRAAARVGFAVLAMEIVVLLVFVVSAVVVLVRDGAQRGWLTPLTGDTGFSMAAVLGAVSIAVLSYLGFDAIASFAEEVTGGSQKVARAVLFCLVLAGVLFVAQSYLAALLEPVSSAELAADPAAQGSAFYDAVDASVGTWLHDLVAVSKAVGAAFAALAGQAAAGRLVFAMARERRLPHLLAKVDPKSGVPRPAILGAGIVTLVAAVWAARRDDGLDHLVSVVDIGALTAFVLLHASVVGWFVVRRMAGPPVWWRHVLVPVVGAGVLVAVIVEATTSAQVVGLCWLGVGLVVLAVQGTGRRSGAEGPGGPGPAER, encoded by the coding sequence ATGGCCCCCGTCGGCGTGTTCGGCACTCTGGACGCGAAATCCGACGGCGCGGTCGCCCTCGTCTACATCGTGGCCACCGTGGTCATGGGCTTCACCGCCTTCAGTTACGCCCAGATGGTGCGGGTCGCCCCCTTCGCCGGTTCGGTCTTCACGTATGCCCGCAAGGGGCTCGGGGAAGGGCCGGGGTTCATCGCCGGGTGGATGGCGATGCTCGACTACCTGCTGATCCCCGCCGTCGCCTACCTCTTCTCCGGGATCGCGATGAACGCCCTGGTTCCGGAGGTCTCGCGGTGGGTGTGGACCGCGATCGCGGTCCTCGTGACCACCCTGCTCAACCTGTGGGGCGTACGCGCCGCCGCCCGCGTCGGCTTCGCGGTGCTGGCCATGGAGATCGTGGTGCTGCTGGTCTTCGTGGTCTCGGCCGTGGTCGTCCTCGTACGGGACGGGGCGCAGCGCGGCTGGTTGACGCCGCTGACCGGGGACACCGGGTTCTCCATGGCGGCGGTGCTGGGAGCCGTGTCGATCGCCGTGCTGTCGTATCTGGGCTTCGACGCCATCGCCTCGTTCGCCGAGGAGGTGACGGGCGGCTCGCAGAAGGTGGCGCGGGCGGTGCTGTTCTGTCTGGTGCTCGCCGGTGTCCTGTTCGTGGCCCAGTCGTACCTGGCGGCGCTGCTGGAGCCGGTGAGCTCGGCGGAGCTGGCGGCGGACCCGGCTGCGCAGGGGTCGGCGTTCTACGACGCGGTGGACGCGTCGGTGGGGACCTGGCTGCACGATCTGGTGGCGGTCAGCAAGGCCGTCGGGGCCGCGTTCGCCGCACTGGCGGGGCAGGCCGCCGCCGGCCGGCTCGTCTTCGCGATGGCCCGGGAGCGGCGGCTGCCGCACCTCCTCGCGAAGGTCGACCCGAAGTCGGGCGTGCCGCGGCCGGCGATCCTCGGTGCGGGCATCGTGACGCTGGTGGCCGCCGTGTGGGCGGCCCGGCGCGACGACGGCCTGGACCATCTGGTCTCGGTGGTCGACATCGGCGCGCTGACGGCGTTCGTGCTGCTGCACGCGTCGGTGGTCGGCTGGTTCGTCGTACGCCGGATGGCGGGGCCGCCTGTGTGGTGGCGGCACGTCCTCGTCCCGGTGGTCGGCGCGGGGGTGCTGGTCGCGGTCATCGTGGAGGCGACGACCTCCGCCCAGGTGGTGGGCCTCTGCTGGCTCGGGGTGGGGCTCGTGGTGCTGGCGGTGCAGGGGACGGGGCGCCGGAGCGGGGCCGAGGGGCCCGGCGGGCCCGGCCCCGCTGAGCGCTGA
- a CDS encoding 4-hydroxy-3-methylbut-2-enyl diphosphate reductase: MGRMTATPARRVLLAAPRGYCAGVDRAVIAVEKALEQYGAPIYVRHEIVHNKYVVQTLEKKGAIFVDVTAEVPEGSIVMFSAHGVAPTVHAEAAERKLATIDATCPLVTKVHKEAVRYAKEDYDILLIGHEGHEEVIGTSGEAPEHIQLVDGPEDVANVEVRDESKVVWLSQTTLSVDETMETVDALKSKFPNLLSPPSDDICYATQNRQIAVKKLAEDAELVIVVGSKNSSNSIRMVEVALDAGAPAAHLVDFASEIDEAWLEGVTTVGLTSGASVPDVLVDGVLEWLAERGYADVETVKTADESITFSLPKELRRDLRAEAAALSAE, from the coding sequence ATGGGACGCATGACTGCAACGCCTGCCCGCCGTGTCCTGCTCGCCGCTCCCCGTGGCTACTGCGCGGGCGTGGACCGCGCCGTGATCGCCGTCGAGAAGGCCCTGGAGCAGTACGGGGCCCCGATCTACGTCCGCCACGAGATCGTGCACAACAAGTACGTCGTGCAGACCCTGGAGAAGAAGGGCGCGATCTTCGTGGACGTCACCGCGGAGGTGCCCGAGGGCTCCATCGTGATGTTCTCCGCGCACGGAGTCGCGCCCACCGTTCACGCGGAGGCCGCCGAGCGCAAGCTCGCCACCATCGACGCGACCTGCCCGCTGGTCACCAAGGTCCACAAGGAAGCCGTCCGGTACGCCAAGGAGGACTACGACATCCTCCTGATCGGCCACGAGGGCCACGAGGAGGTCATCGGCACCTCCGGCGAGGCCCCCGAGCACATCCAGCTGGTCGACGGCCCCGAGGACGTGGCGAACGTCGAGGTCCGCGACGAGTCGAAGGTCGTCTGGCTCTCCCAGACCACCCTGTCCGTCGACGAGACGATGGAGACGGTCGACGCCCTCAAGTCGAAGTTCCCGAACCTCCTCTCGCCGCCCAGCGACGACATCTGCTACGCCACGCAGAACCGCCAGATCGCGGTGAAGAAGCTCGCCGAGGACGCCGAGCTGGTCATCGTGGTCGGCTCCAAGAACTCCTCGAACTCCATCCGGATGGTCGAGGTCGCCCTGGACGCGGGAGCCCCCGCCGCCCATCTGGTCGACTTCGCGAGCGAGATCGACGAGGCGTGGCTGGAGGGCGTGACCACGGTCGGTCTGACCTCCGGGGCCTCGGTCCCCGACGTTCTCGTCGACGGCGTTCTGGAATGGCTGGCGGAGCGGGGTTACGCGGACGTGGAGACGGTGAAGACGGCCGACGAGTCGATCACCTTCTCCCTGCCCAAGGAGCTCCGCCGCGACCTGCGCGCCGAGGCCGCCGCCCTTTCCGCCGAGTAG
- the ppgK gene encoding polyphosphate--glucose phosphotransferase yields MEIFGVDIGGSGIKGAPVDLDRGDLARERHKVLTPHPATPQGVADGVAEVVGHFDWSGPVGITFPGVVTDGITRTAANVDKGWIDTDARTLLGERIGRPVTILNDADAAGVAEMTFGAGKGRRGTVILLTFGTGIGSAVFTDGKLVPNTELGHLELHGHEAEKHASTKAKEDEDLSWQHWAHRVQKYLLHVEMLFSPELFIIGGGVSRKAEKFLPLIEKVRAELVPAQLQNNAGIVGAAMAAAGSGPVKD; encoded by the coding sequence ATGGAGATCTTCGGCGTGGACATCGGCGGATCCGGGATCAAGGGCGCTCCCGTGGACCTGGACCGCGGAGACCTGGCGCGCGAGCGCCACAAAGTGCTGACACCGCACCCGGCCACGCCCCAGGGCGTGGCCGACGGCGTGGCGGAGGTGGTCGGCCATTTCGACTGGTCGGGCCCGGTCGGCATCACCTTCCCCGGGGTCGTCACGGACGGCATCACCCGCACCGCGGCCAATGTCGACAAGGGCTGGATCGACACGGACGCCCGCACCCTGCTGGGCGAGCGGATCGGCCGGCCGGTCACCATCCTGAACGACGCGGACGCGGCCGGGGTGGCGGAGATGACCTTCGGCGCGGGCAAGGGCCGTAGGGGCACGGTCATCCTGCTGACGTTCGGTACGGGCATCGGCAGCGCGGTCTTCACCGACGGCAAGCTCGTCCCCAACACCGAGCTGGGCCACCTGGAACTGCACGGCCACGAGGCGGAGAAGCACGCCTCCACGAAGGCCAAGGAGGACGAGGACCTGAGCTGGCAGCACTGGGCGCACCGGGTCCAGAAGTATCTGCTGCACGTGGAGATGCTGTTCTCGCCGGAGCTGTTCATCATCGGCGGCGGCGTGAGCCGCAAGGCGGAGAAGTTCCTGCCCCTGATCGAGAAGGTCCGCGCCGAGCTGGTCCCGGCGCAGCTGCAGAACAACGCGGGCATCGTGGGGGCGGCCATGGCGGCGGCGGGCTCGGGGCCGGTCAAGGACTGA